One Gloeobacter morelensis MG652769 DNA window includes the following coding sequences:
- a CDS encoding TlpA disulfide reductase family protein, with product MALRMRAPLPSLAGVPTWINGGEPQPEDYQGKVVLVHFWSISCYICHDVVEQFNAIRDAYQPKGVVVLSVHQPRSEAELDAAAVTKDAVEAMLLTQPCAIDSEHTLVERFTNEYVPGYYVFDRKGEMRHFQTGGKGYERITKALDRCLAEG from the coding sequence ATGGCACTGCGCATGCGTGCTCCCCTGCCGTCTTTGGCGGGGGTGCCCACCTGGATTAACGGCGGCGAGCCGCAGCCCGAGGATTACCAGGGCAAAGTGGTGCTGGTCCACTTCTGGTCGATCAGCTGCTACATCTGCCACGACGTGGTCGAGCAGTTCAACGCCATCCGCGACGCGTACCAGCCCAAGGGCGTCGTGGTGTTAAGCGTCCATCAGCCCCGCTCCGAAGCGGAACTTGACGCCGCGGCGGTCACCAAGGACGCCGTTGAGGCGATGCTGCTCACCCAGCCGTGCGCCATCGACAGCGAGCACACGCTGGTAGAGCGCTTCACCAACGAGTACGTTCCCGGCTACTACGTCTTCGACCGCAAAGGCGAAATGCGCCACTTCCAGACCGGCGGCAAAGGCTACGAGCGCATCACCAAGGCGCTCGACCGCTGCCTGGCTGAAGGGTAA
- a CDS encoding histidine phosphatase family protein, giving the protein MTIVYLVRHGQTVLSEKGQFCGRTDPDLSAGGAQNVRALAGWLAGESLPAQVFTSPLLRARQTARLLEAAWPPPAIEPRLRESDFGDWEGLDGDELQAHDPAGFAAWIADPVGFRPPGGESVGELCERVAEFFQEALERFADQTIAAVCHGGPIRAMVLAGLGLPLECFWHFNPPWASVSRLEVRGPVRQLRYFGQRG; this is encoded by the coding sequence TTGACCATTGTTTATCTGGTGCGGCACGGGCAAACCGTGTTGAGCGAAAAAGGACAATTCTGCGGGCGCACCGATCCCGATCTCAGCGCGGGGGGAGCCCAAAACGTCCGTGCTCTAGCGGGCTGGCTCGCGGGCGAATCGCTTCCTGCGCAAGTATTTACCAGTCCCTTGCTGCGCGCCCGGCAGACGGCCCGTCTGCTCGAAGCGGCCTGGCCGCCGCCCGCGATCGAGCCGCGCCTGCGCGAGAGCGATTTTGGCGATTGGGAAGGTCTGGATGGCGACGAATTGCAGGCGCACGACCCCGCCGGTTTTGCCGCCTGGATAGCCGATCCGGTGGGATTTCGGCCACCGGGGGGCGAATCGGTCGGTGAGCTTTGCGAGCGGGTGGCCGAGTTTTTCCAGGAGGCGCTTGAACGCTTTGCGGACCAGACGATCGCCGCGGTCTGCCACGGAGGGCCAATTCGGGCCATGGTGCTGGCGGGACTCGGCTTGCCGCTGGAGTGCTTCTGGCACTTCAACCCACCCTGGGCTTCGGTGAGCCGCCTGGAAGTCCGCGGTCCGGTGCGGCAGCTGCGCTACTTCGGGCAGCGCGGCTAA
- a CDS encoding TldD/PmbA family protein, producing MLDLLDHLVHTHSSKVDYLQIRIEQAQGTDIALRGDLVETLSETLSVGGHVRTCHNGGWGFASFNRLADLEARLEEAIAAARLTGTEQTLLAPVEPVRRVTGLRLVGRDPRRVPLAEKKALCDHYNAILRTASPRVASTTVRYGDSHQKVFIATSEGTLLEQEWVDLEMRFAATARDGATVQTGRETHGSRRGFDDLLDLDAKVRAAAERAIAALSLPPVRGGIYTVVIDPILTGLFVHEAFGHLSEADMAYENPDLLEVMSLGRRFGPSGLNILDGALPDGHRGSYAFDDEGVPATTTHLICNGELVGRLHSRETAGKLEETPTGNARCLDYTYPPIVRMTNTWIERGDVPVADLPVGVHEGVYARNWLGGMTNGEMFTFTAGEAWMIRDGKIAEPVRDVTLSGNVFQTLADIEAIGDDFEWDESGGCGKGGQDGLAVGCGGPSLRIRNVVVGGAAP from the coding sequence ATGCTAGATCTGCTCGACCACCTCGTTCACACCCACAGCTCCAAAGTCGATTATTTGCAAATTCGCATCGAGCAGGCCCAGGGTACCGACATCGCCCTGCGCGGCGATCTGGTCGAGACGCTCAGCGAGACGCTCTCGGTGGGCGGTCATGTGCGCACTTGCCACAACGGCGGCTGGGGGTTCGCGAGCTTCAACCGCCTGGCGGACCTCGAAGCGCGCCTTGAAGAAGCGATCGCCGCCGCCCGGCTCACCGGCACCGAGCAAACGCTGCTGGCGCCGGTCGAACCGGTGCGCCGGGTCACGGGCCTGCGTCTGGTGGGCCGCGATCCGCGCCGGGTGCCGCTGGCTGAAAAAAAGGCCCTTTGCGATCACTACAACGCAATCCTGCGCACTGCATCGCCCCGGGTGGCAAGCACCACCGTCCGCTACGGCGACAGCCATCAAAAAGTGTTTATTGCCACCTCCGAGGGCACGCTGCTGGAGCAGGAGTGGGTAGATCTGGAGATGCGCTTTGCGGCGACTGCCCGCGATGGGGCCACCGTCCAGACCGGGCGCGAGACCCACGGCTCGCGGCGGGGTTTCGACGATCTGTTAGATCTCGATGCCAAAGTACGCGCGGCGGCGGAGCGGGCGATCGCCGCCCTCAGCCTGCCGCCGGTCAGAGGCGGTATCTACACCGTCGTCATCGACCCGATTCTCACGGGATTGTTCGTCCACGAAGCCTTCGGCCACCTCTCGGAGGCCGACATGGCCTACGAAAACCCCGATTTGCTTGAAGTGATGAGCCTCGGCCGCCGCTTCGGCCCCAGTGGCCTCAATATTCTCGACGGGGCACTGCCCGATGGTCACCGGGGCAGTTACGCCTTCGACGACGAAGGGGTGCCCGCCACCACCACCCACTTGATTTGCAACGGTGAGCTGGTGGGCCGCCTGCACTCGCGCGAGACGGCGGGCAAACTGGAAGAGACCCCGACGGGCAACGCCCGCTGCCTCGATTACACCTACCCCCCGATCGTGCGCATGACCAATACGTGGATCGAGCGGGGCGACGTACCGGTGGCCGACCTGCCCGTCGGAGTGCACGAGGGTGTCTACGCCCGCAACTGGCTGGGGGGCATGACCAACGGCGAAATGTTTACCTTTACCGCCGGCGAAGCCTGGATGATTAGAGACGGCAAAATCGCCGAACCGGTGCGCGATGTCACCCTTTCGGGCAATGTTTTTCAGACCCTCGCGGATATCGAGGCGATTGGCGACGATTTTGAGTGGGACGAATCGGGCGGCTGCGGCAAAGGCGGGCAGGACGGCCTAGCGGTAGGCTGCGGCGGCCCCAGCCTGCGCATCCGCAATGTCGTGGTAGGCGGTGCGGCGCCGTAG
- a CDS encoding FHA domain-containing protein: MCGEPLPSADRPALKLVDRDLGLEFWIARDTLIGRAAEGVDLSGLTHSQVVSRSHAFIRWDANYSTYTVTDVNSRNGTLLNGIALTPGIAYTLGDGDRLQLGRDGLVEMAVLVGASAGAPVACNHKAGPPAAEMPATRTQNAVLPVHRNA, encoded by the coding sequence GTGTGCGGGGAACCGCTGCCCAGCGCCGACCGCCCGGCCCTCAAGCTGGTCGATCGCGATCTGGGTCTGGAGTTCTGGATTGCCCGGGACACGCTGATTGGCCGCGCAGCCGAGGGTGTCGATCTGTCAGGGCTCACCCACAGCCAGGTGGTTTCCCGATCGCACGCTTTTATCCGCTGGGACGCCAACTATTCCACCTACACCGTCACCGATGTCAACAGCCGCAACGGTACGCTCCTCAACGGCATCGCCCTGACACCCGGTATCGCCTACACCCTGGGTGACGGCGACCGGCTGCAGTTGGGCCGCGACGGTCTGGTGGAAATGGCGGTTCTGGTAGGTGCCTCGGCCGGTGCACCCGTCGCCTGCAACCACAAAGCTGGTCCTCCTGCGGCCGAGATGCCTGCGACCCGCACCCAGAACGCTGTTCTGCCGGTCCATCGCAACGCTTAA
- a CDS encoding S8 family serine peptidase → MLPTNRPSSPPTVRSTVFAAALLALGLGVACAAAPAHARPGGVPANLGGGLGQLVERYNANRGALDRTASRFGADYTRLAIFDKQQRVQVAIHLKRGWPLAEFKRTVQGRNDLKDLRITAESDRTRAAIVEAFVPVAAVSKLAGLRSVSAVHLVPRPVTDVGATTSQGVVQHRVDKLPAGIDGSGITVGVLSDSYNTSTNPVKAANDIATGDLPGPGNPLGNTEPIFVLEELDGAGIDEGRAMLQIIHDLAPKAKLCFATAFGGQVGFANNIRGLADPTLGCGASVIVDDIIYLDEPFFTDGVIAQAVDDVAALGVPYFSSAGNRPSTQAYLSDLRLVAPTTSSLAGTNIKLTGIDPALYAGGFHNFNPRGLDIAQPISLSGGGTISFQWDDPYDAPIEEGPELLSTAGEITAAQPVADIPFAGTAGQAIKITADGVPSGDLDIVLTFIAPDGTVLATIDTGTSPEIYAATLAQTGTYTIRITGFEGDTGPFTVVVNEVSGSVPVTSDFNLLFFDTNGNFLFASATDNIAGNRPLELLATTITGTLQMVIARANTPAPSPTPASKLRYVWFTSGSPTEYFAYDYPVTFGHNSAAGGNGVAAYAFFPPFIPESFTSPGPVTIFFDTEGNRLPTPEVRQKPDMAAMDGANTTFFTSDSSADLDRFPNFFGTSAAAPHAAAIAALVLQKNGGPFSVTPAQMRTILQQSAFPHDLDPYLASGVAVAGATRISFRAVGDGSFTSQVDPNFFRVGVAGLGTVSGFTLDGTTGNPTGASADPGLVFDSRTAATSPPGFPFTVGNVRGLSASDVAGTLGPTPPAPAVAGQSSTLAVTLTPGVFGGGDFFTFGIDRDELPTAFNPPSAAGGNSADLLGDGVLIPQGTVAVGGVTFTGTLGSGQSFSGVFTNQIGAGYTPLDGFGFINAEAAVNAPLP, encoded by the coding sequence ATGCTTCCTACCAACCGACCCTCCTCACCGCCAACGGTGCGCTCGACGGTTTTTGCCGCTGCATTGCTGGCGCTCGGCCTGGGTGTCGCCTGTGCCGCCGCCCCCGCCCATGCCCGCCCGGGCGGTGTGCCCGCCAATCTCGGCGGCGGCCTCGGCCAACTTGTCGAGCGCTACAACGCCAACCGCGGCGCCCTTGATCGCACCGCTTCCCGCTTCGGTGCCGATTACACCAGGCTCGCCATCTTCGACAAGCAGCAGCGCGTGCAGGTGGCGATTCACCTGAAGCGCGGCTGGCCGTTGGCTGAATTCAAGCGCACCGTACAGGGCAGAAACGATCTCAAAGATCTGCGCATCACCGCCGAGAGTGATCGCACGCGCGCCGCGATCGTCGAAGCGTTCGTGCCGGTAGCGGCGGTCTCCAAACTAGCCGGATTGCGGTCGGTCTCAGCAGTGCACCTGGTACCCCGGCCGGTCACCGATGTGGGGGCCACCACCAGCCAGGGCGTCGTCCAGCACCGGGTGGACAAGCTCCCCGCCGGTATCGACGGCAGCGGCATCACCGTGGGCGTGCTCTCCGACAGCTACAACACCTCCACCAACCCGGTCAAAGCAGCCAACGACATCGCCACCGGCGATCTGCCCGGTCCCGGTAACCCGCTGGGCAACACCGAGCCGATATTCGTGCTCGAAGAACTGGATGGTGCGGGCATCGACGAGGGCCGGGCGATGCTGCAGATTATCCACGACCTCGCTCCCAAGGCGAAGCTGTGCTTTGCGACCGCCTTCGGCGGGCAGGTGGGTTTTGCCAACAACATCCGGGGCCTTGCCGATCCGACCCTGGGTTGTGGTGCCAGCGTGATCGTCGATGACATCATCTACCTGGATGAACCGTTTTTCACCGACGGGGTCATCGCCCAGGCGGTGGACGATGTGGCCGCTTTGGGGGTGCCCTACTTCTCCTCGGCCGGCAACCGGCCCTCCACCCAGGCCTATCTGTCGGATCTGCGGCTGGTGGCACCCACGACCAGTTCGCTCGCCGGTACCAACATCAAGCTCACCGGCATCGATCCAGCCCTCTACGCCGGGGGCTTTCATAACTTCAACCCGCGCGGGCTCGACATCGCCCAGCCGATTTCGCTAAGCGGCGGCGGCACGATCAGCTTCCAGTGGGATGACCCCTACGACGCACCTATCGAAGAGGGTCCGGAACTGCTCAGTACCGCCGGGGAGATCACCGCTGCCCAACCGGTGGCAGATATTCCCTTTGCCGGTACCGCCGGACAGGCGATCAAAATCACCGCCGACGGCGTGCCCTCGGGCGATCTCGACATTGTGCTGACGTTCATCGCCCCCGACGGCACGGTGCTGGCCACCATCGACACCGGCACCAGCCCCGAAATTTACGCCGCCACCCTCGCCCAGACGGGCACCTACACCATCCGGATTACCGGTTTTGAAGGCGACACCGGACCGTTCACGGTCGTCGTCAACGAAGTATCCGGTTCCGTCCCGGTCACCTCCGACTTCAACTTGCTGTTCTTTGACACCAACGGCAACTTCCTGTTCGCCTCGGCCACCGACAACATTGCCGGCAACCGACCTCTAGAACTGTTGGCGACCACCATCACGGGCACGTTGCAGATGGTGATTGCCCGCGCCAATACCCCGGCCCCTTCGCCCACCCCGGCGAGCAAACTGCGCTACGTCTGGTTTACTTCCGGTTCGCCCACCGAGTACTTCGCCTACGACTACCCGGTCACCTTCGGCCACAACTCGGCGGCGGGCGGCAACGGGGTGGCGGCCTACGCCTTCTTCCCGCCGTTTATCCCCGAAAGCTTCACCTCGCCGGGGCCGGTGACGATCTTCTTCGACACCGAAGGCAATCGCCTGCCCACCCCCGAAGTGCGCCAGAAGCCCGATATGGCCGCGATGGACGGGGCGAACACGACCTTTTTCACCTCCGATAGCAGCGCCGATCTGGACCGCTTCCCGAACTTTTTTGGCACCAGCGCCGCCGCCCCCCACGCCGCGGCCATCGCCGCGCTGGTGCTGCAAAAAAACGGCGGACCTTTCTCGGTCACCCCGGCTCAGATGCGCACGATCTTGCAGCAGAGCGCCTTCCCCCACGACCTCGACCCGTACCTGGCAAGCGGTGTGGCCGTGGCGGGCGCTACGCGCATCTCGTTTAGGGCCGTGGGCGACGGCAGCTTCACCTCCCAGGTCGATCCGAATTTCTTCCGCGTCGGGGTCGCGGGCCTGGGCACTGTGAGCGGCTTTACCCTGGACGGCACCACCGGCAATCCCACCGGCGCTTCCGCCGATCCGGGCCTGGTCTTCGATTCGCGCACGGCAGCCACCTCGCCTCCCGGCTTCCCCTTCACCGTCGGCAACGTCCGGGGACTCAGTGCGTCCGACGTCGCCGGCACCCTCGGACCCACCCCACCGGCCCCGGCGGTGGCAGGTCAATCGAGTACCCTCGCGGTCACCCTCACCCCCGGCGTGTTCGGCGGCGGCGATTTCTTCACCTTCGGCATCGACCGCGACGAGTTGCCGACCGCCTTCAACCCGCCTTCGGCGGCGGGCGGCAACTCCGCCGACCTGTTGGGCGACGGGGTGCTGATTCCCCAGGGCACAGTAGCCGTCGGCGGGGTCACCTTCACCGGTACCCTCGGCTCCGGCCAGAGCTTCAGCGGTGTCTTCACCAACCAGATCGGCGCCGGCTACACGCCCCTCGACGGCTTCGGCTTCATCAACGCCGAGGCGGCGGTGAACGCGCCGCTGCCGTAG
- a CDS encoding peptide chain release factor 3 yields the protein MSNPTLAAEVGRRRTFAIISHPDAGKTTLTEKLLLYGGAIDMAGSVRARRNQRHATSDWMAMEQQRGISITSTVLQFVYRDCQINLLDTPGHQDFSEDTYRTLAAADNAAMLIDAAKGIEAQTRKLFDVCRMRGIPIFTFINKLDRPGREPLELLDEIEKVLGIDVYPVNWPIGMGDTFRGVFDRLEHTVHLFDRTTGGKKMAPVTVGAIGDARMRALMDEGTYAQMVEEIELLDGVGVPFDIERVAAGKLTPVFFGSAANNFGVQLFLDAFIRFASRPGTRPANTGVISPVAEDFSGFVFKIQANMDPQHRDRVAFIRVCSGKFEKDMTVHHTRSGKKVRLSRSLKLFGQERETVEEAYAGDIVGVINPGTFAIGDTICLGKPLAFEGIPLFPPEHFATLRNPNPSKYKQFLKGVTQLREEGAVQVLFHQDEAKRDPILAAVGQLQFDVVRFRLESEYHVETLLEPLPWTLARWITAKQPEDLEMIDWYFDSLGLKDHAGRLVILFKTPWGLQQMGERNPHLQFHQIAPV from the coding sequence ATGAGCAACCCCACCCTCGCCGCCGAAGTCGGCAGGCGCCGCACCTTCGCCATTATTTCGCACCCCGACGCCGGCAAGACGACGCTCACCGAGAAGCTCCTGCTCTACGGAGGGGCGATCGACATGGCCGGTTCGGTGCGCGCCCGGCGCAACCAGCGCCACGCCACCTCCGATTGGATGGCTATGGAACAGCAGCGCGGCATCTCGATCACTTCGACGGTGCTGCAGTTTGTCTACCGCGACTGCCAGATCAATTTGCTCGATACGCCGGGCCACCAGGATTTTTCGGAGGATACTTACCGGACGCTGGCTGCCGCCGACAACGCCGCGATGCTCATCGACGCCGCCAAAGGTATCGAAGCCCAGACGCGCAAGCTCTTCGACGTCTGCCGGATGCGCGGCATTCCGATTTTTACGTTTATCAACAAACTGGATCGGCCGGGGCGCGAGCCGCTCGAACTGTTGGACGAGATTGAAAAAGTGCTGGGCATCGATGTCTACCCGGTCAACTGGCCCATCGGCATGGGCGATACCTTCCGGGGGGTCTTCGACCGCCTGGAGCATACGGTCCATCTGTTCGACCGCACGACCGGGGGCAAGAAGATGGCGCCGGTGACGGTGGGGGCGATTGGCGACGCGCGCATGCGCGCGCTGATGGACGAAGGCACCTACGCCCAGATGGTCGAAGAGATCGAGCTGTTGGATGGGGTCGGGGTGCCCTTCGACATCGAGCGTGTGGCGGCGGGCAAACTCACCCCCGTCTTCTTCGGCAGTGCCGCCAACAACTTTGGGGTGCAGCTGTTTCTTGATGCGTTTATTCGCTTTGCCTCGCGGCCGGGGACGCGCCCGGCCAACACCGGGGTGATTTCGCCGGTGGCTGAGGATTTTTCGGGTTTTGTCTTTAAGATCCAGGCCAACATGGACCCGCAGCACCGCGACCGGGTGGCCTTTATTCGCGTCTGCTCAGGCAAGTTCGAAAAGGACATGACCGTCCACCACACCCGCTCAGGCAAAAAGGTGCGCCTGTCGCGCTCGCTCAAACTCTTCGGCCAGGAGCGCGAGACGGTCGAAGAAGCCTACGCGGGCGATATTGTTGGGGTAATCAACCCCGGCACCTTCGCCATCGGCGACACAATCTGTCTGGGCAAACCGCTGGCATTTGAAGGTATCCCGCTCTTTCCGCCCGAGCACTTCGCCACCCTCCGAAACCCGAACCCTTCCAAGTACAAGCAATTTCTCAAGGGCGTCACCCAGTTGCGCGAGGAAGGCGCGGTGCAGGTGCTCTTCCACCAGGATGAAGCCAAGCGCGATCCGATCCTGGCGGCGGTGGGCCAGTTGCAGTTCGATGTCGTGCGTTTTCGCCTCGAGAGCGAGTACCACGTCGAGACGCTCCTCGAACCGCTGCCCTGGACACTGGCGCGCTGGATCACCGCCAAGCAGCCGGAGGATCTCGAAATGATCGACTGGTACTTCGACAGTCTGGGCCTCAAGGACCATGCGGGTCGTCTGGTGATTCTCTTCAAGACTCCCTGGGGGCTGCAGCAGATGGGCGAGCGCAATCCGCATTTGCAATTTCATCAAATAGCGCCGGTTTAG
- a CDS encoding peroxiredoxin, producing the protein MTASVGLPAPSFTLKSTKGATSPKTLGEPISLTDYRGKWLIFFFYPLDFTFVCPTEILALSDRYEEFQDLDTEVLGCSCDSVFSHWAWISTPREKNGIAGLKFPLVADFTKEVAKAYGVLNEKEGYSQRGLFIIDPDGILKYATVTDDNVGRSVEETIRVLQALQNGGLCPGDWKPGQKVLEMV; encoded by the coding sequence ATGACCGCATCCGTTGGACTTCCGGCTCCGAGCTTCACGCTGAAAAGCACCAAGGGTGCCACCAGCCCCAAGACCCTGGGTGAGCCCATCTCGCTCACCGACTACCGGGGCAAGTGGTTGATCTTCTTTTTCTATCCGCTCGATTTTACGTTTGTGTGCCCGACCGAAATTCTCGCCCTCTCCGATCGCTACGAAGAGTTTCAAGATCTCGACACCGAAGTGCTCGGTTGCTCCTGCGACAGCGTCTTCAGCCACTGGGCCTGGATTAGCACCCCGCGCGAGAAAAACGGCATCGCCGGGCTGAAGTTCCCGCTGGTCGCCGATTTTACCAAAGAAGTCGCCAAAGCCTACGGCGTGCTCAACGAAAAAGAAGGCTATTCCCAGCGCGGGCTGTTTATCATCGATCCCGACGGCATCCTCAAGTACGCAACGGTCACCGACGACAACGTCGGCCGCTCGGTCGAGGAGACCATTCGTGTGCTCCAGGCGCTGCAAAACGGCGGCCTGTGCCCGGGCGACTGGAAGCCCGGCCAGAAAGTTCTCGAAATGGTCTAA